The Plasmodium brasilianum strain Bolivian I chromosome 11, whole genome shotgun sequence nucleotide sequence GCTTAATTATTCTTCGTCCTCCTTATCACCCtctacttttcttttttttctccttcttTGTCACTTCTTAACTTTTCTGTTCCTTCCTCCGTTATCCTTCcattattaaaaacaaaaaaggatatCACGATAACTTATTATTTTCTGGTATATCAAATAATTCTCCGTGAAAGCATATCAAATAACAAGATACAAGAAAACCCGAAACTCTCAGTATGATTTTCCACTTATCTGGAATTATGTCCTTCGGTTTTTCTCTGAACATGCCAGggtaaaacattttattatatggggctttattattatacagaaaatatgcggtatatataaaagtgcTGGGATTTTTCAAGGATAgagtgaaataaaaaattcttaacAAATTaacttcaaaaaataaaaatattcaaaatggGGACACAAGCAACAGCATAAAATTTgtaggaaaaattaaaaaaaaaaaagaaaaaatgaaaaaaacgaaaatggttaaatataaaaaaataacatagcagcaaaaattataattgaaaaaatatgtagCTTTTTATTGTGCAAGTTACTATCAATAGAAGCTAAAATGTTCAAGCACTTTATGCGTATGttcacatgtacatatgtataaatataaataaataaatatatatatgtatgtgtacggAGTTAAAACGAAAACACTTGAGGTGGGAGCGTTTTTTTCGAACTTGGCAAAATTTTttaggaattttttttttttttatgtgctTAAAGCGACcctattattaaataagatgtagctttttaaaattatttaaattcgTATAAAAGGTTGTTTAATATTAacttcatttattaatagcgtttcatttttttttttttttttttatttttgttattccTAATCTTTTTCCGAcaactataaaaaattactaaataagaaaaaaaaaaaagtcataAGAAACTAAGAAaaagcaatatttttttagccTTGCTGTTACTTctttcattaataaataatgtattcATTAAATTAGTGTTGAGTTATATGTGCGCATTGCATTTAAATTGTGAATGTTATATGGTATAAAAAACTGTGTTTCCGTTTTTTAATATGGAATATTCAAGCATCATTCGAGATAAGCCTTGATATTTAActgcacatatgtatgtatgattatatatatgcttctgaacatatgtacaaatgttgtaatatatgtatatatgtaatgaatatatgtacatatgtaggaatatatgtatatatgtaatgaatatatgtacatatgtaggaatatatgtatatatgtaatgaatatatgtatgtatgtacgaatatttgtatatatgtacgaatatatgtatatatgtaaatgtccatatatatatatatatatttgtatatatatttacgtgcatatatacatgcctACACATACATAGATTCATGAGGGCGAACTACGACTACTGACTCGTTTCGCTATTCGTAACTGTGtactaaaaagaaaattttataagtgtacaaaatacataatatgtaaaagatgaaaacaaaatgataaaattaaatgttcCTCATTTATATTGGCATTACAAAGCTTGGCAGCGAGCTACGGCTGGATATTTAAGGacatgtaattttttttacattgtacatatattatgcacatacataaaaattgcatattttaaaatagttaACTACTTGAAATTTTTACTAATTACTTTATTAATTGACATTGTAACAATAGCACTCCGTTTCATTTCTTTACCAGCCCATATTATTAcgttaatatttaattacattcttatattaatttgttatattatattattgttttactatttccttcttttgatatatgctattattttattagttgcatatctctttttattcttttattacaGTATCATGCcgttttataaatttattgcCTTCCTCTTTAACTTTATTactacatattattttatttttttaataaattaaagttattaaaaacaatttaGCTAATAATGAAATGGTTGGTTACGTTATTAATGACAAACACCCCAAGAGTATAAGAGTGGCTTGCGACAGGTTAAacctttataaaaaaaaagaaagaaagaaagaaagaaaagaaaaaaaaaaaaaaaaaaaaaaaaaaaagcacacAAATAAACTGACATTTAACGTGAAAgaaaagtacaaaaaaaaaaaaaaaaaaaattaaagaataaataaggaataatataacaatgtagcaaaatataacattatagaaatataagtaatatgtgtaaaaaaagaaatttccCAAATTTTCATGCATTATACATTCTGTAACtcacattttcatttttcttctcttttttttttgttttcatattGGTAAATTCTCTTCAGATATATGTACGTTGTTCGCTATAAAAAGACCTTcagatatacaaaaaaaatttgggTGCATGATGAAAAAAGTGAAGCAAAAGTTGGTGATGTAGTTCGAATTCAGCCACTGGGGTATAGAATAGGCCCTTGGAAAAATTACATTCTTGTGAAAATTTTGTACaaggaaaataaatagtaaCTACTGAAAgatcagaaaaaaaaaaaaaaatggagatGTTGAACGATGATTGTGCAAAAAGTTGGTTGACCCTGCCTGTTATTTGTTGAGATTTATATGTTTCATTTTGTCTAAATAAAATGCACACACTCACTTTCGTAAAAAAgcacgtgtatatatacatatataagtgcACGTTTTTTCCCACGATTGATGCTGCATACAAGCTATGTTCATTATCACATGTGCCAACATCCATACGTTGActatttctttattcttttttcttcccttttttaaaaaaaaaaaaattaaaattaaaaggaattactataatatatgcaataAATTGCAATAAAATGCAATATGTGCTTATAATTAAACCCTTCAAAAGTCTCCTAAATTTGAGTTttcataaaaagaatatcTGTTCGATCTATTATAATTCGAAGGAgcgtttatattttttaagaataaatttaaattataatttgacTTTCTACTGTTATGTCTACCTTCCTTTTGCTCTTCCtctatatcttttttaattaattctcTATcaaccattttttttttatatgcatttgttataaaaactttttcttcttttgatGTATCAATACGAAGTTTTTTCTGAATTAAAACTTCTTTTTCTAATGCTCTTCTTTTTGCGCTATTAATTAAAGCATCCATATATTTcgatttcttattttctacAATCTCCTTTTTTGAGAATATTTCGTCTATACTAATATTTGTTTCTTCTCTTCCTTTTCTGTGGctcttgttatttttatttttataatcaaGTTCTTCATAcatcttcttcattttgttatttctaTCTTTACGATCCGTATATTTTACCTTGTGATGATATTCATCACTTTTTCTTTGACTTGCTTCCTCCGTCTTTTTGTCAATCGTGCtgtcataattttttccttcataACTTTTGATTATGCAGTCTATGTCCATATGTCTATTTTTTCGTGCACGTagatctaattttttttcatatagttTTGTTAATTCTTCTCCTTTATATCCTAAATATTGAATTTTGTCTTTGTCAGTTTGTTTTTCGCCCTTATCTTCAGACTCCTCTTCTTCCTTTCCTAATGCTTTTATAGGGTTTTCATGTTCGTTAatgtattcttttatttctctttcaatttctttatttttttcttcatacaTTTTTCTGTTGTGATTATGTTCAAAGTCAAACGTGCCCTCGTTATCCGAAGCAGAAAAGATGTTATCTATTTTGTCCCTTGCATTTCTGCCATCACGCTGgcttccattttttcctttgctATTGCCTTtaccttcattttttttgttaaaagaTAAACTGATCTTCATTTCTCGTattcctttattatttttccctCCTTATCATAAGTCGAAAATTTAAAGGTAacatctttattatttttatcacgTTAAATTTTAGTTACTTTATTCTTTGTATAAACAAATTGCATTAAGTTTTGCGggtttatttcatttttttcaaaaatgttcactgaattttttcataatcactttttaaattttatcattttgtttgtttttaaataatttttaatcttttttatttttttaatgtttttcatatatttaattattttttaatttaacattgataatttttgaaatcttttattttatttgtttatttgtttatctgttcatttatttatttatctatctatttatttgtttgtttgtttgtttgtttgtttgtttgtttgtttgtttgtttgtttgtttgtttgtttgtttgcttgcttgtttgtttgttttatttatttgtttgtatatttgtttatttattttattttttttttttcacatttccCTTCTGCGTACTCTCGAAGTAGCAGTTTTACCTTCAAATTTGTTCCCCAATTTACAGTAATTTTGGTCTTCACAAtttaacacatatatatttttttttttgatcgTTAATGATTGTGTCCCTTTCTTgtgcatacacacatacgtacTTACAGGAACTGGGAAACATGTAAATGGTGTTcagtttaaattttttttttttttttgaaaatggaGGTAGatgattttttaaagtacAACAACTTGAATATAccaaaagataaaattaaaaacttgCACAATAACAAAATAGGGATACTCATAACAAACTTAGGCAGCCCTGCAAAACCAACCTATTGGGCGCTGTTCAAATACTTGTCACGTAAAAATTTTACCCACAAAAAAATGcaatatatgataataatactaaatatatattaaaaaagaataacaaaCAAAATTAGTGTaacaataaagaaaaaaaattaacgtcCAACAATGAACTTATTCTccaatcattttttttttttcccgattttttttttttttttttttttagaattctTGGGGGACCCAAGAGTTGTTAAGCTCAATCGATTTTTATGGCTTCCCATATTATACGGATTTGTGTTACCATTTAGGAGTGGTAAATAGggagaaagaaaataattttttttttttttttttttttttttgcatatgaatatgaatatgcatatatatgtgaacctttgtaaaaacatatacataagcaCATTTCCTGCACGCATGTTCTGTTAAATACAGGAAAGtcttcattaaaatataaaagcatATGGACAGAGGAAGGATCACCTTTATGTGTTAACACTCATAAGCAGTATTTAGCCTTAAAAGAACGTTTATTTGAAAAGTAGTTTAAAaaggaatgaaaaaaaatatatgcaaagGAATTTAGAAAGAAGGGGGTTATTCTCTCATTTTTTAAGCTTATCGATAATAGTTTGTGCTCATAATTATACTATTTTGTGCACAACACATGCATACAATATCTGTACACAGCATATGTATTCTGtttacatatacgtatatgcacacatatacatattcatgcacacatgtgtacatatatatatacacacaaacATGCCATATCCCCCCCTGCATTTAGATACAGGGAAAAGGTTACAATAAGCTACGGTATGAGATACGGTGAAAGGTCTATAAAGAAAGGGCTGAATTATTTAAAGggggaaaatataaataaactcTTGGTGGTACCATTATATCCTCAGTCAGCTGAATGTACAGTGGCTTCAACCCTAGATTGCATAagtcataatttaaaaagttgGAATAACCTTCCAGAGATAAGATTTCTATCTGGTTATTGTcttaaggaaaaatatataaattgtatgaaagaaaatatagaaaattacTGGGAAAAAAATGGCaaggggaaaaaattaataatttcttatcATTCTTTACCTACGAAAATTGTACAAGATGGTGATATGtacccttttttttgtattgaAAGTACTAACAGattaattgaaaaattaaatgttaaaaagGGGGATTATATTTTAGCTTTTCAGTCAAAAATTGATGGTAATAAATGTATTCAACCGTATATTGAAGATGTCCTAAGAAAATTATCATTAGAGGATGGATGTGACTCGGTAGATGTAGTATGcccttctttttcttctgaTTGTTTAGAAACACTTGAAgaaattcaaatatattatcaacaattatttcaaaagtataataaaggGAAATTAAGATACATAAGttgtttaaattattcaaaaattggTATAGATCTTCTAATGAATATTATCGAAGAGAACATCACTGGTTGGTGATTAATTTCTACACGCgtacattttaatttctcTTCACCTTTCTGTTTTTCCCCTaccatataaataattatgttgTGAATAGGAGTAACGTCAGTACTTATCGATGCGCTTAGGCACATATCTACAAATATATGACATTCTTtacataatgtatatatacatttatacatatgcatttCTGCACATCTTGAGATAAaagtttttgaaaaaattcaatttcattttttgcacTTCTCCcttttgtaaataaatagaagCAAGGCAATTTTACTAGCAGAATATTCTAGCGTCCATATTTTGGGCGTTCtttcctattttttcatttgaagGTAAATTATGGTCAAGTTATAATTTTGACCTAGCCGAGAAAAGGCGGTGGAGtagggaaataaaaaaaaaagtaataattaattaaaacaaagcgctaatatcttttaaaatttatatatcactcaattaataatattatagagacatatttctttatctttatgtttttctttttcttctcatttatttattttattattattatattttttttattcatacgAATTATTTGTTGTCTTGTCACAATGTAGTATACCTAACATTTTATCgttgttttaaaataaaattatttcccTCTTGTTTATAAAGCAACAACCTTATTGTTATatgcatttaaaaaaaaaaaaaaaaaaattgtaaaatttgcgggtaatattctt carries:
- a CDS encoding DNA-directed RNA polymerases I, whose amino-acid sequence is MEVDDFLKYNNLNIPKDKIKNLHNNKIGILITNLGSPAKPTYWALFKYLSQFLGDPRVVKLNRFLWLPILYGFVLPFRSGKSSLKYKSIWTEEGSPLCVNTHKQYLALKERLFEKYREKVTISYGMRYGERSIKKGLNYLKGENINKLLVVPLYPQSAECTVASTLDCISHNLKSWNNLPEIRFLSGYCLKEKYINCMKENIENYWEKNGKGKKLIISYHSLPTKIVQDGDMYPFFCIESTNRLIEKLNVKKGDYILAFQSKIDGNKCIQPYIEDVLRKLSLEDGCDSVDVVCPSFSSDCLETLEEIQIYYQQLFQKYNKGKLRYISCLNYSKIGIDLLMNIIEENITGKLWSSYNFDLAEKRRWSREIKKKVNQSYINQMEDPTTRFYKCRKTCCEMLEDRGYIITPREKLENFSAFKELFEENEKLRSRMTIITSHKNDSNNKIIVYFADEIKKTGVKPLRELTEKMDEKSIQRAILVTQNILTPFARDAIKEAAPRHIIENFLDAELLVNITKHELVPRHIPLTSDEKRNLLQRYKIKENKLPRIQDVDPVCRYFGLAKGQVRKKNKLKQNEVVKIIRPSETAGRYVTYRLVV
- a CDS encoding hypothetical protein (conserved Plasmodium protein), which gives rise to MKISLSFNKKNEGKGNSKGKNGSQRDGRNARDKIDNIFSASDNEGTFDFEHNHNRKMYEEKNKEIEREIKEYINEHENPIKALGKEEEESEDKGEKQTDKDKIQYLGYKGEELTKLYEKKLDLRARKNRHMDIDCIIKSYEGKNYDSTIDKKTEEASQRKSDEYHHKVKYTDRKDRNNKMKKMYEELDYKNKNNKSHRKGREETNISIDEIFSKKEIVENKKSKYMDALINSAKRRALEKEVLIQKKLRIDTSKEEKVFITNAYKKKMVDRELIKKDIEEEQKEGRHNSRKSNYNLNLFLKNINAPSNYNRSNRYSFYENSNLGDF